The Planctomycetota bacterium region TGCTCGACCGCTGGCTGCTCCACGTGTGGGACGGCGGGGTCCACGAGTACGTCAGCCCGACCTATTACGGCGTAGACCTCGATTCGCTGGGCCTGATCGCCCGGTTCGCCGAGCGGCGCGCCGGCCGCCGGGCCGCTGAGGCCGCGCTGCGGTTCTTCTGGACCGACATCGCGGCCAACTGGTTCGAACCGGGCCTCCGCCTCGGCGGCGCGCACAGCCGCGACTACGACTACCTCACGGGCCACGGTTACCTCGATCTCCACCTGAAGATGGCCGGCTGGATTCCCGCCGACCCGCCCTTCGTTCCAGGCACGTTCCTCGAACTCTGCCGGTGGGAGCCGCCCCGCCGGCTGAAGCGTGACGTGGCCCAGCCCGCCCCGCGGACGGTGCACCAGCGTTGGGGCTCCGAGCCGTGGCAGCGCGCGGCGCACTACGTCGGCCGCCGCTTCAGCATCGGCTCGGGCACCATCTACGAGCCGACGGGCAAGCAACTCGTCGTGAACCTGCCCGGCGGGCCGGCAATGCCCGTGGTGAACTTCCTGATGGATGCCCGCGGCGACGCCTACGGCCAGAAGAAGGAGGTCACGGGCGGCGGGCACTCGAAGGCGCTGCACCTCGTGCCCTTCCAGATGAGCGTGCAGCACGGCGCCGACGCGCTCGTGCTGGCGTCCGCCGACCCCGAGGTCGGCACGTTCAAACGCTGGGCGCCCGAGCCGGCGTGTCTGCTCTCGCACGTGGTGATCCCCTCGAAGGCCGAGGTGTGGGTGGGCGATGCGCCGGTCAAGGTCGAGCCGAACGCACAACGGCCCGTGCCCGACGGTGCGGCGGTGTTTCTGCGGCTCGAGGACGTGGCGGTCGGCATTCGCTTCGTGCTCGGCGCGCCTGTGATGCTGGTGAACGACGGCGGGAAGCATCCCGTGATGCGGCTCACGTGCGTCCACGAGGCCGGGCCGCCGAAGGGGCGGGCCACCGTGGCCGTGTGGGCGCGCGCCGCCGAGGGACTGGACGATGCCGGGTTCGCCGCCTTCCGACGCGACTTCGCGGGCGCGGAGGCGAAGGTCGGGGGGAGCAGGGTGGACGTGTCGGTGCCCGCCGCCGGCCGCCGTCTCCGCCTCGCCGCCGATGTGGTGAAAGAGGAGCGCCTGGCCTGCGAGGGCTGGGAGCCGGGCACGGAGAACGCCCTGCTGATGATGAATGGCCGCGACCTGGGCCGCGAGATTCTGGGCGAGGTCGAACCGATCCGCACCTATCAGCGCCTGCTCGAGCGCGCCGAGCGGGGCGCCCGCGGCGCTGCACGGGCGGGCGAGCCGTTCGAGGCCGAATCGGCCGCCCTCGTCGTGCCGCCCTTCCGCGTGGACACCGACCCGGCGGCCTCGGGCGGCAAGTTCCTGTGGGTTCCGGGCGAGCCGGGAGGGAAGGGGAGCGCCTCGGCCGCGCGAGGGCTATGGACCGTCCACATCCCCCAGGCGGGCGACTACTGCTTGCTCGGTCGCGTGCACGCGCCCACGCCCGACGACGACTCCTTCTTCGTCCGCGTGCGGCAGTCGGGCCGCGACGTGCTGCCCCGCGCCGAGTGGCACACGGGCGTTCACGCGAAGTGGGAGTGGGCGCCGTTCCGCGCGGGCACCGCCCGCGAGGCCGTGGCGATTCGCCTCGAGGCCGGCGTGGCCCTGGTCGAGGTGTCGTGCCGCGAGGACGGCGCGAAGCTCGACGCCCTGCTGCTCACGGCGGACCCGAATGGGGGCGCTGCGGCCAAGCCGTGGCACAGATAGGACAGGGCGGGGCCGCTAGATCTGCGCCTGGTAGATGCGGTCCACCAGCTCCATCGTCTTCACGGCGTCGTCGAGGCACGTCTCCGGCTGCACGCCGCGGCGGATGCAGCGCAGGAAGTGCGCGTTCATGTCGTACTCGCCGTACGCGCGATGCGGCTCCTGGCTGGCGGCGAGCTCGAAGGGGTCGAGGGTGCGGAGCGGCTCCTTCTGGTTGTCGGCGTACACGCGGCCCCCCTCCTCGGGGTCGCCGAAGGCCGAGATGCCCACGCCGTGCAGTTCGAAGGTGAAGAAGCGGCGGCCCGTCATCCAGTTGGTGAGCAGGACGCCGGTGACGCCCGAGTCGAACCGCACGAGGGCGTAGTGGGCGGTGAAGTGGTCGGCGAGCAGGCGGCGCACGTCGCTCGCCACGCTCTTGACCTCGCCGCCGCACAGGTAGCGCAGCGTGTCCACCGCGTGGATGGCGTCGCAGGTCAGGATGTCCATCGCTCCGCCGTAGTAGGGGCCGGCGCCCACGCTGTTCTTGTAGAAGGCGGCGACGGCCGAGTGCACGGGGCCGCGCTCCTCGCAGAGCTTCTTCGCCGCGCGCACGACGGGGCAGTAGCGGCGCTGGAAGGTGACGCCGGTGATGAGGGCCTTCTTGCGCGCCGCGATGGCGAGCTGGCGGGCCTGTTCGGTGGTGACGGCGGGCGGCTTCTCGATGATGAGGTGGCAGCCGGCGCTCAGCACGGCGAAGGCCACGTCGTAGAGGTGATGCGGCGGCATGATGGCGTAGACGACGTCGGGCCGCTCCTTCTCGAGCATCTCGCGGTAGCTGGCGTAGGTGGCCTGGACGCCGAACTGCTCGGCGGCCTTGCGCATCCTGGCGGCGTCGAGCTCCGCGATGGCGCAGATCTCGGCGCCCGGGAGGTCGCGAATCGAGGGGTAATGCGACATTGTGGCGCGGGGTCCCGCGCCGATGAACGCGACGCGGAGGGTGCGCTCAGAGACGGGTTCAGCCATTGTCGCTCGTTTGGGCCTGGGCATCGGGCGTTAGCACCTCCACAATGGCCGGGGGCTTGATGCGCTTGCGGATGGCCGTCCGGTCCACCACGGCTGCCGCCGCGAAGAAGGCGATCAGCAGGCCAAAGCCGAGCAGCAGCGGCGCGGCATCGCTCTGGCCCCACTGCGCGCCCAGGATGACTCCGGCGACCAGGCCGGCCAGGGGCAGGACGAAGAGGAGCAGGACGCTGAGCCAGGGGTTGCCCTGGGCGATTTCCACCAGGACGCGGGAGCCGACCTCGAGGGGCAGGGCCGATTCGATCTCGAGCTCGCGGTCGCCGCCGCCGAGAGCGGAACAGGCGCAACACCGGCCGCACTCGGGGCCGGGCCTCATGCGCACGCGCGCGAGGCGTCCCTTGAGCCCTACCACGGTGCCTTCTTCGACCATCGGTCCGGCTCCCGTTGTCACTCGGCCAGAGCCTGAGCGAGCCGTTCTCCGAACTGCGGCGCTGCCTGGGGCCCATTGCCCGTGATCAGCTTGCCGTCGCGCACCACCGCCTCGTCGGACCACTTCGCTCCGTTCGCCGTCAGGTCGTCCTTCTGCGAGTTCCAGGCGGTGGCGCGCTTGCCCTGGAGGAGGCCGGCGCGCGCGAGGATCGAGGGGGCGATGCAGATGGCGCCCAGCACTTTGCCGCTGCTCGCCGCCTTGCGGGCCACGGCGTGCGCCGTCGGGTCGTTGAAGTAGTCGCTGGCGCCCACGCCGCCCACGAAGACCACCGCGTCGTAGTCGGACGCCTGGACGTCCTTGAGGAGGGCCTCCGGCTTCACTTTGGCGCCGAGCATGCCCGTGGCCTCGTCGAGCGACGAGCAGGCGATGGTCACCGTGCAGCCTCGGGCCTTCAGCAGCGCCGTGGGCTCTCGAAGCTCCTCGTCGCGGAAATCGCGCGGCGCGATGATGAACACCGCCCGCTTACCCTCCAGCGAAGGCTTGGCCGGCGGCTTGGCTCCCGCTGACCCGCCGCCGTCCTGCGAGCAGCCCACGATGCCGAGGGCGAGCGCCGCGAGCGAACACAACGCCAGCAACGTCTCATCCATCGCCAGTCTCCTCTCCAGCACCGCCGGCCCTTATGGCGCTGTTTTCCCCTCGCGTACAGGTTACCTCCGGGCCGCGTCTGGGTCAAGTGGCGCCGCCGCGGGCGCTTGAAGTCGCGGCGTCGCGGGGCTATGATGCCGGGACCATGGGCGCTTTGGGCAGCGTGTACCTCTCGGCCTTCTGCATCGGCTTGTGCGGCATCGTGACGCAGGTGGTCGCGCTGCGCGAGATGGTGGTGACGTTTCACGGCAACGAGCTGTGCGTTGGCGTGATGCTGGGCACGTGGTTGTTCTGGACCGGGCTGGGCAGCCTGGGGCTTGGGCGGTTCGCGAAGCGGTGGAGGCGGCCCGACCTGTGGCTCGCCTGGGCGCTTCTGGCCGGCGCGTGGGCCGCCACGGCTACGGTGGCGGGCGCCCAATGCCTCAAGATCGTCCTTCGCGAGGCGAGAGGGGGCTCGCTGGGCGAGGTGCGGCCGTTCGGCCTGATGCTGGTCTCGGCGCTGGCGCTTCTCGCCCCGTTCTGCCTTCTCAATGGTTTCCTGTTCCCGCTGTTGTGCCGCGCCGCCGAGGCGGCCAGGGGCTCGGTGGGCGGCGCCTACATGGCCGAGGCGGCCGGCGCCGCCGCCGGCGGAGCGGCCTACACCTTTGCTCTCGTGCACTGGCTCGACCCGATCGCCACCGCCTTCGCGCTCCTGGGTGTCTGGAGCCTGGGGGCGCTGCTCAAAGGCGTCGAGGAGCGCCGCACCCAGGCGGGTAAGGCGCTGGCGCTGCTGGCCCTGGGCGGGATCGCCGCGGCGGTGTTTCCTGCGGCGATGGGCCGCCACAGGTTCGGCTTGGGCATCGAGCGGCGATACTGGGCGCCGCTGGTGCTCGTGGATGCGGCGGATTCGCGCTACGGGCGTCTGGCCGTGGTGCGGCCGCCGAGCGAGAGTGTGCAGCGCAGCCTCTATGAGAACGGCGCGCTGGCGTTCAGCTACCCCGACCCGCCCGCGGCTGAGGCGGCCGCCCATCTGCCGATGCTCCAGCATCCCGAGCCGCGCAAGGTGCTGCTGCTCGGCGGAGGCCCCGGCGTGCTCGAGGAGATTCTCAAGCACCCGTCAGTCGAGAAGCTGACGTATGTCGAGCTGGACCCGCAGGTGGTCGAGATGGTTCGAGGCGAGTTCGCCGCCTCCGCACGGGGTGCGCTGGCCGATGCCCGGGTGGCCGTGGTGGCGACGGACGGCCGGGCGTTCCTCAAGCGCGTCTCCGCCCGGTTCGATGTTGTGATGGCGGCCACGGGGCCTCCGGCCACCGCCCAGGCCAACCGCTACTACACCCTGGAGTTCTTCCGCGAGGTGGCCGAGGCGCTGGCGCCGGGCGGGGTGTTTGCGTTCCGCGCCCCGGGCGGGCACAACTACATCCCCGAGGAGACGCAGCGCCTGCTCGCGTGCCTGTATCGCACGCTCTCCCAGGCGTTCCCCGATGCCATCGTCTTCCCCGGCGGCGAGTGCACGTTCCTGGCGTCCAGCGAGGCGGGCCGCGTGTCGTATCGGCTGGGCCTGCTGGCGCAGCGGATGCAGGCCCGGGACCTCCAGACCTCGTCCGTGGATGCCAGCGTGTGGGAGACCGAGTTGGCGGGCGGGCGGCTGGAGGAGCTTCAGCGGGCGCTGCGGGCGGAGCCGCCGCCCGCGCTGAACCGCGACCTGTCGCCCCGCTGCTACTACTACGAGGCGCAGCGTTGGAGCGCGATGCAGCGTGCCAGGCCCGCGAGGGGTTCCCCATCGTGGCTCGACCTGGGGGCGCTGCTGGGGGTTCTGGAGCGACGCCCCGCCGCGGCGCCGCTGGCCCTGCTGGCGCTCGTGGCGGCGTTCTCGCTAGGTGCGCCTCTGGCGCGGGGCCGCTGGCGCGACGGGGCGCTGGCCTTCTCGGTGGCCTCGACCGGGCTGATCGAGATGGGCGTCGAGTTCGCCGTGCTGCTCGGCTTCCAAGTGGCTTGCGGTTACCTCTATCATTATGTGGGGGCGGTGGTGGCGGCGTTCATGCTCGGGTTGGCGGGCGGGGCGTGGGTGTCGGGACGATGGGTGCGCCTGGGGCGGGCGACGTGGGGGCGCATGCGGTGGGTCCAGGTGGGCATCTGCCTCTATCCGCTTGCGCTGCCCGGCTTTCTCGTGCTGGCTGCACAGACGCGGCTCGGGGCGGCGCCGGCGCTGGCTGGGGCGGCATTCAGTCTGGTCGCCCTATTGGCGGGCTTCGTCGGCGGGCTGCAATTCCCGCTCGCGGCAGCGCTCCACTCGGGCGGCGGTGCGTCGGCGGGGGCGCTCTACGGGCTCGATCTCGCCGGGGCGTGCCTCGGCGCTCTCGCCGTAAGTGCTGTGCTTGTGCCTGTTTCGGGCATCGTCTCCGTGTGTCTGATGCTCTCGGGGCTGGGCGCGCTGGGCCTGTTCGGCGTGCTGGCGGCTGGCGCGGGGCGTGCAAAAACCAGTTGACTTTGGGTGCGGTCACAGGTAGTATGCGAGGGGGCGGGTGCCCGTGCTCGCCCGTGTGGTCATGCCCCCTGAACGCTGGCTTCTGGGCCACTGCCATGTCGCATAAGCTCTCGATTCGCAAGACCCGTCGCCTTCGCCCCATCCTCGCGCGAACTTACAAGCTGCCGCCTCCGCCTGAGCCGCAGGACTCCCTTCTCAACCAGGTGGTGATGGCCGTGCTGTGGGCGGATGCGCCGCCCGCGAAGGCGTGCCAGGCGTATGCCAAGCTCGCCGAGGAGTTCGTGGACTGGAATGAGCTGCGGGTGAGCATGACGGTGCAGGCCGGCAGCGTGCTGGAGGCGTGCGGACTGGCGCCGGTGAAGGCGGCCGCGCTCAAGCGCATCCTGAGCAAGGTGGTTGAGGAGCTGTACACCTTCGACTTCGAGGCCCTGGCAGCACGGCCCCGGGAGAGCCTCAAGACCTGGTTCACCAGCATCGAGGGCGTGCCCCACTACATCGCGGCCTCCGTGCTCTACTGGGTGTTCCAGTACGACCGCGTGCTGGTGGACGCGGACATCGCCCGCGTGGTGCGGCGGCTGGGCCTGGCCGACGAGGCGGAGACCGAGGCCGACATCGAGGCTGGGCTCGCCGGCGTCATTCCCGCCCGCGAGGCTCACTTCACCTACTGGGCGCTCCGCCAGCACGCGCTCACCGTGTGCACGAAAGAGAACTACGACTGCCGCACCTGCGTGCTGCGCAAGGAGTGCGCCACGGCCGAGCGGCACATCGCGGAGCTCGCGGCGGCGGAACGAGAGGCGAAGAAGAAGGCCAAGGCTCAGGCGCGCAAGGCCAAGTAGGCGGCAACGAAAGCCGCCAAGGCGCCGTCGAAGAACGACGCCCCGAAGACGAAGAAAGGCGCCGGGAAGAAAACCCCGAGCCCCCGAGGGAAGAGCAAGCCCTAGCCAGAAACGGAGCCGTCCCTTGGCCGCATTGCGAGCGATTCTGGTCG contains the following coding sequences:
- a CDS encoding Gfo/Idh/MocA family oxidoreductase gives rise to the protein MAEPVSERTLRVAFIGAGPRATMSHYPSIRDLPGAEICAIAELDAARMRKAAEQFGVQATYASYREMLEKERPDVVYAIMPPHHLYDVAFAVLSAGCHLIIEKPPAVTTEQARQLAIAARKKALITGVTFQRRYCPVVRAAKKLCEERGPVHSAVAAFYKNSVGAGPYYGGAMDILTCDAIHAVDTLRYLCGGEVKSVASDVRRLLADHFTAHYALVRFDSGVTGVLLTNWMTGRRFFTFELHGVGISAFGDPEEGGRVYADNQKEPLRTLDPFELAASQEPHRAYGEYDMNAHFLRCIRRGVQPETCLDDAVKTMELVDRIYQAQI
- a CDS encoding SoxR reducing system RseC family protein, with the protein product MVEEGTVVGLKGRLARVRMRPGPECGRCCACSALGGGDRELEIESALPLEVGSRVLVEIAQGNPWLSVLLLFVLPLAGLVAGVILGAQWGQSDAAPLLLGFGLLIAFFAAAAVVDRTAIRKRIKPPAIVEVLTPDAQAQTSDNG
- a CDS encoding DJ-1/PfpI family protein — translated: MDETLLALCSLAALALGIVGCSQDGGGSAGAKPPAKPSLEGKRAVFIIAPRDFRDEELREPTALLKARGCTVTIACSSLDEATGMLGAKVKPEALLKDVQASDYDAVVFVGGVGASDYFNDPTAHAVARKAASSGKVLGAICIAPSILARAGLLQGKRATAWNSQKDDLTANGAKWSDEAVVRDGKLITGNGPQAAPQFGERLAQALAE
- a CDS encoding fused MFS/spermidine synthase, coding for MGALGSVYLSAFCIGLCGIVTQVVALREMVVTFHGNELCVGVMLGTWLFWTGLGSLGLGRFAKRWRRPDLWLAWALLAGAWAATATVAGAQCLKIVLREARGGSLGEVRPFGLMLVSALALLAPFCLLNGFLFPLLCRAAEAARGSVGGAYMAEAAGAAAGGAAYTFALVHWLDPIATAFALLGVWSLGALLKGVEERRTQAGKALALLALGGIAAAVFPAAMGRHRFGLGIERRYWAPLVLVDAADSRYGRLAVVRPPSESVQRSLYENGALAFSYPDPPAAEAAAHLPMLQHPEPRKVLLLGGGPGVLEEILKHPSVEKLTYVELDPQVVEMVRGEFAASARGALADARVAVVATDGRAFLKRVSARFDVVMAATGPPATAQANRYYTLEFFREVAEALAPGGVFAFRAPGGHNYIPEETQRLLACLYRTLSQAFPDAIVFPGGECTFLASSEAGRVSYRLGLLAQRMQARDLQTSSVDASVWETELAGGRLEELQRALRAEPPPALNRDLSPRCYYYEAQRWSAMQRARPARGSPSWLDLGALLGVLERRPAAAPLALLALVAAFSLGAPLARGRWRDGALAFSVASTGLIEMGVEFAVLLGFQVACGYLYHYVGAVVAAFMLGLAGGAWVSGRWVRLGRATWGRMRWVQVGICLYPLALPGFLVLAAQTRLGAAPALAGAAFSLVALLAGFVGGLQFPLAAALHSGGGASAGALYGLDLAGACLGALAVSAVLVPVSGIVSVCLMLSGLGALGLFGVLAAGAGRAKTS